The DNA segment GTCCATGCACACGGCGGTCCCGAGAAGGGGCCATGACGGCGCCGGGAGCCGAAGACGGGCAGGGGGCGTCGGGCGGTCGGGGCGCCTGGGAGAAGCGCGAGCACCAGGAGGTGTTCCGCGCGCTCGCCGAGGCGCTCGCCGCGATCCGGTTTCCCGCGACCAAGGGGCGCCTCGTCGAGGAGGCGGGCGGCGCGGCCGTGAGCGGCACGCTTCCGCTCATCCGCTACCTTGAGTTCCTGCCCGAGCGCCGGTACCGCAGCGCCGACGAGGTCGTCGCCGCGCTCGAGGACCGCTGGCACG comes from the Candidatus Thermoplasmatota archaeon genome and includes:
- a CDS encoding DUF2795 domain-containing protein, with product MTAPGAEDGQGASGGRGAWEKREHQEVFRALAEALAAIRFPATKGRLVEEAGGAAVSGTLPLIRYLEFLPERRYRSADEVVAALEDRWHATRDARGQGWGASERGGAIPEEMR